A single genomic interval of Hevea brasiliensis isolate MT/VB/25A 57/8 chromosome 4, ASM3005281v1, whole genome shotgun sequence harbors:
- the LOC110667394 gene encoding uncharacterized protein LOC110667394, with translation MYNGIGLQTPRGSGTNGYIQNNKFFVKPKTGKVANNMKGFEADQGTAGITKKPNKDILEHDRKRQIHLKLAVLEDKLIDQGYTDAEIAEKLEEARKTLEAASASEESGGPAAIVVTEKKVFDTQSHQIAARKEKQMETLRAALGIRMSEPSEPNAEVLDDGLQNGRKNGPTDDSKWGEKREHAFLDRDFSRKKSMVENQKAEKNDKKKNKKKERDGVDDLKHYKKGESDDETDTDTDSDPHNGKKNKSSKKHVKSQRQDTGSDDSASDDDTDSNSGRRKKNRTLEKSTKGKRHDNNSYDSASDDDTDSDDVRKKNRTLDKSAKSRIHDSDSDDNSDSDYGRKKKSRTLKKPVKGRSRRHDSETDDSTSDDSTDSDTGRKKKSSTLENPMKSRNRRHDSNTDDSTSDDGTDSDSGRKKKGRTLEKPTFSKRHDSDDSASNDYVDFDKVKKNKNRALEKPMKHRRNDSDDSSTDDDIDYNEKKNKNRTSEKYKRSERHRNDVDDSMTADDVRMDFSNQEVGKYEKIHRRHDSDDDPNLDLDLSKHRTQEVKQHVKTSRQHEDSSDIDGEVGRRKNPLGKLRNRWNGSGTEKDDTNLEDRWKSEDTHRKSSRIQSKDDELKHESRRNDRDNEDRGGEKRHTRDEVVRRSGRYQRDEEDDEYQRRRTDGDDKQYRSRKHARGEEEEQRSKGHDDWDYAGHGREKRYRRDEEAGHGKETRHRRDEEAGHGKGMRHHRDEEEHKERKYKRDEELNDKYGKHVKVDDDQRYESRRRGRGEEEERGSKSHDRDKQMDYSKRARYGDSRSNERRRYENDKRDDDRARY, from the exons ATGTACAACGGAATAGGATTACAGACCCCGAGAGGGTCAGGGACTAATGGCTACATACAGAACaacaaattttttgtgaagccaaAGACTGGGAAGGTTGCTAATAACATGAAGGGATTTGAGGCCGACCAGGGCACTGCTGGTATCACCAAGAAGCCCAATAAGGATATTCTTGAGCATGACCGGAAGCGCCAAATCCATCTCAAACTCGCtgtgcttgaagacaagcttatcGATCAAGGATATACTGATGCTGAAATTGCTGAGAAGCTTGAGGAAGCTCGGAAAACTTTGGAAGCTGCTTCAGCCTCCGAGGAAAGTGGTGGACCTGCTGCTATTGTTGTTACGGAGAAAAA GGTTTTCGATACACAGTCCCATCAAATTGCTGCTAGAAAGGAAAAACAGATGGAAACATTAAGGGCGGCTTTGGGGATCAGAATGTCTGAACCCAGCGAACCAAATGCTGAAGTTTTGGATGATGGACTACAAAATGGTAGAAAGAATGGGCCAACTGATGATAGTAAGTGGGGTGAGAAACGTGAACACGCCTTTTTGGACAGAGACTTTAGCAGGAAGAAATCTATGGTTGAAAATCAAAAGGCTGAAAAGAACGATAAGAAAAAGaataagaagaaagaaagagatggAGTTGATGATTTAAAACACTACAAGAAGGGAGAAAGTGATGATGAGACTGACACTGATACTGACTCAGACCCTCACAATGGCAAGAAGAACAAATCTTCAAAGAAGCATGTGAAAAGCCAAAGACAGGACACTGGTAGCGATGATTCTGCTAGTGATGATGACACTGATTCTAACAGTGGGAGGAGGAAGAAGAATAGAACTTTGGAGAAATCCACAAAAGGCAAAAGACATGACAATAACAGTTATGATTCTGCTAGTGATGATGACACTGATTCTGACGATGTGAGGAAGAAGAACAGAACTTTGGATAAATCTGCAAAAAGTAGAATACATGACAGTGACAGTGATGATAACTCTGATTCTGACTATGggaggaagaagaaaagcagAACCTTGAAGAAACCCGTGAAAGGCAGAAGCAGAAGACATGACAGTGAAACAGATGATTCTACTAGTGATGATAGCACTGATTCCGACACAGggaggaagaagaaaagcagTACTTTGGAGAACCCCATGAAAAGCAGAAACAGAAGACATGACAGCAACACAGATGATTCTACTAGCGATGATGGCACTGATTCTGACAGTGGGAGGAAGAAGAAGGGCAGAACTCTGGAGAAACCCACATTTAGCAAAAGGCATGACAGTGATGATTCTGCTAGCAATGATTATGTTGATTTTGACAAAGTGAAGAAGAACAAGAACAGAGCTTTGGAGAAACCAATGAAACACAGAAGAAATGACAGTGACGATTCTAGTACTGATGATGATATTGATTACAATGAGAAGAAGAACAAGAACAGAACTTCAGAGAAGTACAAGAGAAGTGAAAGACATCGTAATGATGTAGATGATTCCATGACTGCTGATGATGTTAGAATGGATTTTTCCAATCAAGAGGTTGGAAAGTATGAGAAAATTCATAGGAGGCATGATTCTGATGATGATCCTAACCTTGATTTGGACTTATCTAAGCATAGAACTCAGGAGGTGAAGCAGCATGTGAAAACAAGTAGACAGCATGAGGATAGCTCTGATATTGATGGCGAGGTGGGAAGGAGAAAAAATCCACTTGGCAAGCTTAGAAATCGTTGGAATGGAAGTGGAACAGAAAAAGATGATACTAATTTGGAGGATCGTTGGAAGAGTGAGGATACACACAGGAAAAGCAGCAGAATTCAGAGTAAGGATGATGAACTAAAGCATGAAAGTAGGAGGAATGATAGGGATAATGAAGATCGTGGAGGGGAGAAAAGGCACACCAGGGACGAAGTGGTTCGTAGAAGTGGAAGGTACCAAAGAGATGAAGAGGATGATGAATATCAAAGGCGTAGAACGGATGGTGATGATAAGCAGTACAGAAGTCGAAAGCATGCAAGAGGGGAGGAAGAAGAGCAAAGAAGTAAAGGTCATGATGATTGGGATTATGCAGGGCATGGAAGGGAGAAGAGGTACCGCAGGGATGAAGAGGCAGGGCATGGAAAGGAGACGAGGCACCGCAGGGATGAAGAGGCTGGGCATGGAAAGGGGATGAGGCACCACAGGGATGAAGAGGAACATAAAGAGAGAAAGTACAAAAGAGATGAAGAGCTTAATGACAAATATGGAAAGCATGTAAAAGTTGATGATGACCAAAGGTATGAAAGCCGAAGGCGTGGaagaggtgaggaagaagagCGAGGAAGTAAAAGTCATGATAGGGACAAACAAATGGATTACTCTAAGAGAGCAAGATATGGTGATTCCCGATCAAATGAGAGGAGAAGATACGAAAATGACAAGCGTGATGATGATCGGGCCAGGTACTGA